The sequence ggacgaaggacaatgaccacggacgagtataaaagaagaaagtaaataaatctgAGGGGGATCCCATCCCACCGGAGAAAGAAAGATTACATGGGGGATCCCATCCCACCGGAGAAAGAAAGAttacatgggggagaacatctcaacaacaccggacttcactgaagaaagtccgtcgttggataaccggggtaaggcctcaatggtcctcggatcaactccgaggagtcccatcccatagggtgcgacgtcttagggcttaaatgttcaggcccaactcctttttctacctgaattcctctaaagccaggatcggacatcgccccgtgaccagcggctagcttttcaagcccactctctacaaatcatattgtgagggatctttcgtacacgagcccaacatccttattgggccgccagagaattgtatCCTTACatttacaaataaacataattaaatgtttatgaatttttttctaggtttatatataatatctataatatttgtatatttgaaaatataaaatatctattcacaaaataaagataagtttatttgaaacaaatgtataaaaaaattcatttaaatttttatctatcaaattttcaattctagTTTGTCCAACCGCtatttgtataataataatattatataagaatatatatatatatatatatatatattgatgtgaatgttattaattttggtCTTTGACGAtggaataagagatttgaggttcaattcccgcctacaccaaaaatcgattggtgtcttaatatgataataaaatgGGCAATCACTAGAAACAGACGCTATAGGTAAAAactctatcaaaaaaatattattaattcctttttctacctgaattcctttaaagccaggatcggacatcgccccgtgaccagcggctagcttttcaagcccactctctacaaatcatattgtgagggatctttcgtacacgagcccaacatccttattgggccgccagagaattgtatCCTTACatttacaaataaacataattaaatgtttatgaatttttttctaggtttatatataatatctataatatttgtatatttgaaaatataaaatatctattcacaaaataaagataagtttatttgaaacaaatgtataaaaaaattcatttaaatttttatctatcaaattttcaattctagTTTGTCCAACCGCtatttgtataataataatattatataagaatatatatatatatatattgatgtgaatgttattaattttggtCTTTGACGAtggaataagagatttgaggttcaattcccgcctacaccaaaaatcgattggtgtcttaatatgataataaaatgGGCAATCACTAGAAACAGACGCTATAGGTAAAAactctatcaaaaaaatattattaattttctactATTTTTCACAGTTTACATTGATCTAAATTTGGGCTagatggggaaaaaaattaagttaaaacctaagaaatcattaaaatttttatctattaaattcttaattttagttttttcaaccactatttttataataataaaaatactatataagaaaaaaatattgatggcgaatgttattaatatttttgttatttttagtttatgttGACCTAAATTTGGTCTAGAAGGAAACGAAACCTAATTCCAACATAACtataaattctatttttattatttatttatatatttttttaattttctccaaactttttttttccttctcaaaatcAAACCTGATATTtctttatcctttttattttattttttactctttgGCTATTACACTAATACATTACtttgcacaaatttttttttaaaatatatatatatatatatatatatggaaatgtGACACTAAATTAGATTCTAactgaaaatttaattaaatttttttctcagttttgaatttaaaataaatataatataatataatataagaatGATATACGATACAACTTTGACATGTAATCAATTTTAATGaatccaattaaagaataataagaataaattGATCATAATCACATTGTTTAAATCCTAATTTACAAGAATGGAAACCGTTAAAACTTGATGTAGCTTGATCTTTTGATGGGATGGTCTGATTTTTGCATTAAACACGCCATTTTGATCGTTGCATTCAAGACGCCATTTTGCCCTTGAATGGCTTGAAATTATGATTTAATCCTTGAGTGATTAGCTAATAGTAAAATATGGTGTCTATAAAAAATAGAGGTTTTGAATCACGATTCTTTTAATAAGGGAGAATAGATCATATCACTTATCTAATTGCAAGACTTCAAGAAAAATTGTAGACATTCGCATTAATTCATGCaaaattttgtctattttagcataagagcTTACTTTTTCTATATATACTCGCTTTTCAAAACACTCCATGTcagattttctattttacactaaattttattaaaatacaatttttcttgaatttttaaaaaatttgtttctttatcTTCACATACTGTAATCATCATTCACTCTTTTCCTTTATCCAATCATTTGAGATACATAAAAATCTTTAAATGTAAAATGAATAGTgttagtgtaaatttacaccgatactataataaatttgtaaatttatacaattatatactaattaatatggatcatttaaatatatatatatatatgtacattttacacatttttatattatattatcaaGGGAAATGTTAACCGATGCTCTAAGGGCATTAGTTTATaagctatttttagaaacattttattgtgtaaatgataaaataataaatattgttgataactttttatatttcccataaaaatagtgtcaaaatttttttatcctgatttattaataattactttAAAGACATCCGTTAACCTGTCCTATTATTTATGTCCTTACGTGTGAGCCTATAATCTGTTTGAGGTGAGTTTATAgtttagagcattctcattaaaGGTGGGATAAATGCTAAAAGTTATTTTTAGCAACAAAACCACTAAAAAAGCCTCTATATCAATGgtgctaaattttaaattttttaacaccTTACTACAGTAAGATGTTATTACTAACACCCTACTATAGCAAGTTGTTACTCATtttttattcctcttctctctctcccctcaaATCTCACTCTATGGtctctctcaacaagaaaaaaaaatgataaataaataatattttaatgaagtaaaaaaaattaaaaaaatttaatgttaaatatattgtaaaataatgtgttaaataatataaaattaattttttaaatattaaatattaaagaCCGTTTGATAGAGAAGTTTGAATAATATCGTttgggtgtttttgatatatctgtgaataaaaaaatatattaaaatttgtgtaaaattttttaaaatgtgaaaatatttttaaaagtctgatgagaatgctctcaTAGTTTCCTAGATGCCTGTGAAGACCGACCTGTATTGGCGGTTAAGTATATATGATGAGTTCCGGGCTTTCTCGAAACAAATGAAATTCCTATTGACCTCATGACTTTGGGACCAAGACGTCGGTAAATTTTGTACGGCTGCCCCTATACACACGTGGAGGTTTAGGTAGCGTTTACATCatcatatttattaattatttttattaaacgGTGGAGATAAAGAAGGGCCGACATACATTAGCGGCGGAACTCAATCGTACGGTCCAGGGCACACGCCAATCTTATCACACAAATGTGAAAGCCGCATATTTAATCAGACGGGTAAAAATGGAGTGAGAATCTACTCATTGCTGTCTCCATTGAACCCAAAATAtttggcttttttattttattttatgatatttgGCTTTGTTATAAAATGTGGGCCTGTTTCAATTTCCATTGCCTTTTATTACTACTAgtactattttacaattttattttattttatttaatatagaattattatatttatcGTCAGTGATGCTGTTTTTTTGTGACCGCcatagaaattttaattaatttatttattatatacacagaattatactactatttaattgtttgttttttgacCGCCTTATAAAATATTGTGCTATTGTAACCCTTTGggtctttttcttccttctcttcctTAGACTTCTAATTCTTCCCACGCAGCAATATCTAGTCCCTTCCTCTGTTCTCTCTTTTTAGAAAGacacacttttttcttttacactTCTAATCTTTGAAGGCGATTTCTTTTCAGCTCACTCAACCCCgtaaggttttttgttttgttctttcaGTCTCTGATAATGAATTCGATTTTTGTTCTGGCTGGTTTTACAGCTTTCGTTTTTTGTTTGGCTAATatggtatttttgttttttgttttttttttttttttccagattcaATCTTGTAAAGTTTTGATTCGTTCCTGCGGAACTGGACAGGCTGACTATTGATAATCAAGAACAAGAAAGTGTTGGGTTCGTGAAGGCCAATCATAAGCAAGTCATGGTATTTGTGCCAAACACAGTTAGTCCTGCTCACACTGAAAAAATcctctgtttcttttttatgattttgtttgtgattgtttttctaaTTGATGTTTATGTTGGATAATCAGGTGAGTCCGATAAGCAGAATGGGGAACGATGATTTGGGTCCTCCATGGCTTAAACCAATGCTGAGAGCAAGTTACTTCAACCCCTGCTCTATTCATGGAGAttccaataaaagtgaatgcaATATGTTCTGTTTGGATTGTATGGGGACTGCTCTTTGTTCCTACTGTTTGATCAATCACAAAGATCACCGTGTTGTtcaggtttttcttttttttcatttcttctttttcttattgttaTCTTTATGTATGAAACTAAAAATgtgatttgtaaaattttgtttggttggttggttttgTAGATAAGGCGTTCCTCCTACCACAACGTGGTGAGAGTCAATGAAATTCAGAAGTACATAGACATATCATGTGTTCAGACATACATTATCAACAGTGCAAAGATTGTGTTTTTGAATGAGAGGCCACAGCCTAGGCCTGGAAAAGGGGTTACTAATACATGTGAGATTTGCTGTAGAAGTCTCCTTGATTCCTTCAGATTTTGCTCTTTGGGTTGCAAGGTTGGTGATTCATTCTCTCTTATCAATaatgtccttttttttaatttcatatacCTTTATTTGACTTTGCTTCTTTGTTTTATGTAGCTTGGTCCTCTAGGAATTGTCGCAGCTAGattagttttttaaattatatgattcAAGAAAGAAGTTTCGATTTCTTGTTGATGTAATTTTGTGTAATTTGTCCTCCTCGTGAACTCTGATTTGGTGGGGAATTTCATGACTACTTTCaataatgttattttgtttgcttAGTTCGTCTTTTGCTCTCACCTACTCTCTGTTTCTTTGGTGGCACTAGTATGTTTTTGTTGAATGTTTGAGTTGACTAATGTGTCCCATGCTATTTTTGTCAGCTTGGGGCAATGAAGAGGGGAGTCCCAGACCTGACGTTTACACTGAGAATGAAGCACAATAGGGATTCATTTCATGGTGGTTCAGAATCTGATGAGTCATCTACTCCTAAGAAAATCCAGAGGACACTTATGTTCAACCGTTCGATGGTGGATAGCCCAGCAATTTCATCTGATGGACACTACAACTATGGCGGAGAGAGGTCTTATAGTTCTGGAGACGAAGCCCTTACCAACATTTCTCCAGGAACTCCACCAATTTTCAACCACCGCAATGCTAGGAGGAGAAAGGGTATACCTCACCGAGCACCATTTTGAGATTGCTCCCATCATAAAAGGAAAGTGATACTCTGTACATGGTCAATAATTAAAGTACTAAACTTTACAAGAATGAATCAatgtaacccaaaaaaaagaaaaaaaaaaaactaaatgtggaaaaagttatttaaaaaaaaaaaaaaaaaaaaagatgtgggaaaggcttgcaaTATGTAATGTCCTGTGAATAGGTAAAGAAAATATAGGtgtgttttttagtttttacagctaagattttattttataaattagagaaaatttaGGATATTTATTGTTAGCCTTTACTTTGTACAGAGGATGACACATATGGGTCTTTTGGTTGTTGAAAAGATATCAATAATGGAGTGGTATAATGCTAGCATATGTACAGAGAACAGATTTTGTGCATATAGATAGTTTTGTTTGCAAAAAGTTTATATTCTTCCGTGTGTGTGATTCGTGGTTTATCCCATTTGCGTTTTGATGCATCTTCATGTTGGAGAATTTACTTGATTTGTGGgacttaaatatatattttaaagtacATTAAAGTAATAGCACGAGTGGCTTTTTAATGTGAGATTCGATCATGTGGCAATTTGAGTGAAGGTATGAGTATTTCAGGCATGAATTGTACTAATTtggtaaattaaatttttgtcaaTGGTGCACCAATGTCGTAAAATGTGAGAgttaataatatatatcttCATACATGTTCATATATAATGAATGAAATGATAATATAATGAATGTAATGATAATGGTCTAAGGCATAGTGCTGATTATGATTTCCATTTAAGTAGAAAATATTGTGCTATTTGGACCGGTTTGTGATTCATATTCTTGGTCATAAAGTGGACTACTTTTTGATTAAATGTTGGGACATGGAGTATCTAGCCAGACAATTCAATTGTGTATAGTTCTTTAAACAGAGAAAGGTACCACCTTAGTCTAATTCCCTCGATGTGATAGCTTttctgatttttaatttttatattgtttttcaaGATAAGAACCATTACTAGTGATTATCAACTTGGTAGTATGCCGTTTACTTTTCTTTGCACTAAAAAATGAGTTGATCTTGTTGTCAATTTAAAGTTCTTTTAAGCTTTACCCCATAAAATGCTTCAAGTggtgtgattttgatttttttttttaatttttttaaaaaaggtcgttatattaataattaatgagtGATTCTTGATTGATATAATGTAGCTTTACGGTCATATAATGTGAAACTTTGCTGTCACGTAGAGTTTTGGTTTGATGTTTCATATTAGACTgaatatttttccttatttttggtatttgaaATTGGAGTGAAATTTCGCTATCCATTGTCAAGGTTTGTGCGGATAGATCATAGAAATGGTTACATCTaactaaaatgagaaaaaacaaGCGAGCCTAGACTAGACGAAGGAAGTATATATCATGTAAAGCTTGGGGGACACGTAAAC is a genomic window of Quercus lobata isolate SW786 chromosome 2, ValleyOak3.0 Primary Assembly, whole genome shotgun sequence containing:
- the LOC115974733 gene encoding uncharacterized protein LOC115974733 isoform X1, which translates into the protein MVFVPNTVSPISRMGNDDLGPPWLKPMLRASYFNPCSIHGDSNKSECNMFCLDCMGTALCSYCLINHKDHRVVQIRRSSYHNVVRVNEIQKYIDISCVQTYIINSAKIVFLNERPQPRPGKGVTNTCEICCRSLLDSFRFCSLGCKLGAMKRGVPDLTFTLRMKHNRDSFHGGSESDESSTPKKIQRTLMFNRSMVDSPAISSDGHYNYGGERSYSSGDEALTNISPGTPPIFNHRNARRRKGIPHRAPF
- the LOC115974733 gene encoding uncharacterized protein LOC115974733 isoform X2; this translates as MVSPISRMGNDDLGPPWLKPMLRASYFNPCSIHGDSNKSECNMFCLDCMGTALCSYCLINHKDHRVVQIRRSSYHNVVRVNEIQKYIDISCVQTYIINSAKIVFLNERPQPRPGKGVTNTCEICCRSLLDSFRFCSLGCKLGAMKRGVPDLTFTLRMKHNRDSFHGGSESDESSTPKKIQRTLMFNRSMVDSPAISSDGHYNYGGERSYSSGDEALTNISPGTPPIFNHRNARRRKGIPHRAPF